From a region of the Salvelinus fontinalis isolate EN_2023a chromosome 13, ASM2944872v1, whole genome shotgun sequence genome:
- the LOC129867857 gene encoding fibroblast growth factor receptor homolog 1-like produces MICGTCKGHFISNTLQPSPSVGATHRRVAREVSIMRKLGTHKNVLQLLDWNITQAPYKLILESVSSGTLRSFLQVNQDQLSRDSQLQNLFTRAAYHIAHAMRHLCSKMVVHCDLALRNIMVNHFPREVKLAEFGLAQDLTHKRSYRSSCKGDYMQSMPLRWYPPEYFRKNNYYSFKGDVWAFGIVLWEMQTFGTLPYPNLKAPELVVRYVCSGQRNSVPETCRPEM; encoded by the exons ATGATATGTGGCACCTGCAAGGGCCACTTCATT AGTAATACCCTCCAACCCTCACCATCTGTAGGGGCTACTCACAGGAGAGTAGCCAGAGAGGTGAGCATCATGAGGAAGCTGGGTACCCACAAGAACGTGCTGCAGCTGCTAGACTGGAACATCACACAGG CTCCTTACAAGCTGATCCTAGAGTCGGTGAGCAGTGGGACACTGCGCAGTTTCCTTCAAGTGAATCAAGACCAACTGAGCAGGGACAGTCAACTGCAAAATCTCTTCACCAGAGCAGCATATCACATTGCCCATGCAATGAGACACCTGTGCTCTAAAATG GTGGTGCACTGTGACCTAGCCCTGAGGAACATTATGGTGAACCATTTTCCCAGAGAGGTGAAGCTGGCAGAGTTTGGACTGGCCCAAGACCTGACTCACAAAAGGAGCTATCGCAGCAGCTGCAAAGGGGACTACATG CAAAGTATGCCCCTGCGTTGGTATCCCCCAGAGTACTTCAGAAAAAACAACTACTACAGCTTCAAAGGGGATGTCTGGGCATTTGGCATTGTGCTGTGGGAGATGCAAACATTTG GGACCTTACCATATCCTAACCTGAAGGCTCCAGAGTTGGTGGTGCGCTATGTCTGCTCTGGACAAAGGAACTCAGTCCCAGAGACATGTAGGCCAGAGATGTGA